From the genome of Gracilibacillus salitolerans, one region includes:
- a CDS encoding 5'-nucleotidase C-terminal domain-containing protein, translating to MTSNKRFGFSFRMFAIIVLVLTVVLPTSTLAAEDDSDFSLTIMHMNDSHAHVEPLPRMLTAIKDVRAENPDALLLHAGDVFSGTLYFNQFHGQADLALLNMMGFDAMVFGNHEFDLGSGENGHESLSEFVAAAQFPFLGTNIDFSGDPFMASYINENAFSDSPNNGSVYDGIIQEINGEQVGIFGLTTEDTANISSPVNVQFLNYLQEAERAVAAFEEQGVDKIIALNHIGYDSTPDIGNDLQLAASVDGIDVIVGGHSHTRLDKPTFITEDANGNEKDPTVIVQAHQYAQLLGKLDVNFDENGVVVGYDGQLIDINEKEADPEAEEVLSSYKAEVDVLTNQETGAVAMKDIPNPRLGDSEVSVRANETELGNLITDAMLTKAREINPEVVIAMQNGGGIRATIEEGPITVGEVIAVLPFGNDPVVAELTGAEIKEILEHSVREAPAESGGFLQVAGMKFNYDSTKESGSRIITMEVEIDGEYEEIDLDQTYLVTTNNFTGKGGDGFDVFAQAYDEGRVRDIGEIDWEQLRDYMVEDLNGEVDPIIEGRITDLLGGEPGVPEKPEEDNNGTPDEENPGDGGDPGEGTNNNESSDGSDDRKNSDEETDKVGSEDEEDKLDSEDKNGKETSEDSNNEANSGDGSNQEEGERLPDTATNMYTFILLGAIIIIIGIGVLVYRKVKLT from the coding sequence ATGACAAGCAATAAGAGATTCGGCTTTTCTTTCAGAATGTTTGCTATTATTGTCTTAGTATTAACGGTTGTTTTACCAACGAGTACGTTGGCTGCAGAGGATGACAGTGATTTCTCTTTAACGATCATGCATATGAACGACTCACACGCACATGTAGAACCATTACCTCGAATGTTAACAGCTATTAAAGATGTGCGAGCTGAAAATCCTGATGCACTGTTACTTCATGCTGGGGATGTTTTTTCAGGTACATTGTATTTTAACCAGTTTCACGGCCAAGCTGATTTGGCCTTATTAAACATGATGGGTTTCGATGCAATGGTATTTGGGAATCACGAGTTTGACCTAGGTTCAGGTGAAAACGGGCATGAGTCCTTGTCGGAATTTGTAGCGGCAGCACAGTTTCCGTTCCTTGGGACCAATATTGACTTCTCAGGGGATCCATTTATGGCTTCATACATAAATGAAAATGCATTTTCTGATTCTCCAAATAACGGTTCTGTCTATGATGGAATTATTCAAGAAATTAATGGAGAACAGGTTGGTATTTTTGGGCTGACGACAGAAGACACAGCTAATATCTCCAGCCCAGTAAATGTTCAATTCTTGAATTATCTTCAAGAGGCAGAACGAGCTGTTGCGGCATTTGAAGAACAAGGTGTTGATAAAATTATCGCATTAAACCATATAGGCTATGATAGTACACCAGATATAGGGAACGACTTACAGCTTGCGGCAAGTGTCGACGGGATTGATGTTATTGTAGGTGGACACTCTCATACGAGATTGGATAAACCAACTTTTATCACAGAAGATGCAAATGGAAATGAAAAAGATCCAACTGTTATCGTTCAAGCACACCAATATGCACAATTGTTGGGTAAATTAGATGTCAATTTTGATGAAAATGGTGTCGTTGTGGGCTACGATGGTCAATTAATTGATATAAACGAAAAAGAAGCTGACCCAGAAGCTGAGGAAGTACTGTCTTCCTACAAAGCAGAAGTAGACGTGTTAACCAATCAAGAAACAGGTGCAGTGGCGATGAAAGACATTCCGAATCCGCGCCTAGGTGATAGTGAAGTCAGTGTCCGTGCAAATGAAACCGAATTAGGTAACCTTATTACAGATGCAATGCTTACCAAAGCTCGAGAAATAAACCCAGAAGTTGTAATTGCCATGCAAAATGGTGGAGGAATTCGTGCGACCATTGAGGAAGGCCCGATTACTGTTGGAGAAGTGATTGCTGTATTACCATTTGGAAATGATCCGGTAGTTGCAGAATTAACAGGAGCGGAAATTAAAGAAATTTTGGAGCACAGTGTCCGAGAAGCACCTGCAGAAAGCGGTGGATTCTTACAGGTTGCTGGAATGAAATTTAACTATGATAGCACTAAAGAATCTGGATCTCGTATTATAACGATGGAAGTGGAAATCGATGGTGAATATGAAGAGATTGATTTAGACCAAACTTATTTAGTCACGACAAACAATTTCACGGGTAAAGGTGGAGACGGTTTTGACGTATTCGCCCAAGCATATGATGAAGGGCGAGTAAGAGATATTGGTGAAATCGACTGGGAACAATTACGTGATTATATGGTAGAGGACTTAAATGGTGAAGTTGATCCAATTATCGAAGGTCGTATTACTGACTTATTAGGGGGAGAACCAGGAGTCCCTGAGAAACCTGAAGAAGACAATAATGGAACGCCAGATGAAGAAAATCCTGGTGATGGCGGCGACCCTGGTGAAGGAACTAACAACAACGAATCTAGTGATGGATCAGATGACCGTAAAAACTCAGATGAAGAAACTGACAAAGTAGGTTCTGAAGATGAAGAAGATAAATTAGATTCTGAAGATAAAAATGGCAAAGAAACTTCAGAAGATAGCAATAATGAAGCAAACTCTGGTGATGGAAGTAATCAAGAAGAAGGCGAACGTCTTCCGGATACGGCTACTAATATGTATACGTTTATTTTATTAGGAGCAATCATCATAATCATTGGAATAGGTGTGCTAGTATATAGGAAAGTAAAACTAACATAA
- a CDS encoding NAD(P)H-dependent flavin oxidoreductase, which yields MFDNEMTELLHIQYPIIQAPMAGGVTTSKLVAEVSNNGGLGMIGAGYMSPIQIREQIREIKELTSKYFGINLFVPREFDVKENEINSADRLLQPIREQLQVETNMEIPTFNKVTESFHQQINVIMEEKIPVCSFTFGIPSKEVIQMLKKQNIILMGTATTVDEAIEVEQSGMDIVVVQGSEAGGHRGTFLDVEQESLVGLMSLIPQVVDHVSIPVVSAGGIMDGRGLKASACLGAQGVQMGTAFLTCLESGATALHIEEILHATEDQTVLTRTFSGKWARGVNNKFISKMKQHETSLPDFPVQNSLTKGIRKASSLQKNRDYMSLWSGQSPRLAKRQTVKSLIQNIMGEVNKSN from the coding sequence ATGTTTGATAATGAAATGACAGAACTTTTGCATATTCAATATCCGATTATACAAGCACCAATGGCAGGTGGAGTAACAACGTCAAAGTTAGTAGCCGAGGTTTCAAACAATGGCGGTCTGGGCATGATTGGAGCAGGTTATATGTCACCTATACAAATCCGCGAACAGATCAGAGAAATAAAGGAGTTAACCTCCAAGTATTTTGGTATCAACCTATTTGTTCCAAGAGAATTTGATGTGAAGGAGAATGAAATTAACTCAGCTGATCGATTATTGCAGCCTATTCGTGAGCAATTGCAAGTAGAAACCAATATGGAAATACCAACGTTTAATAAAGTAACAGAATCGTTCCATCAACAAATAAACGTTATAATGGAAGAGAAGATTCCTGTGTGCTCTTTTACATTTGGTATCCCTTCCAAAGAAGTAATTCAGATGTTAAAAAAACAAAACATTATTTTGATGGGAACCGCTACAACTGTTGATGAGGCCATTGAAGTGGAACAGAGCGGGATGGATATTGTTGTTGTGCAAGGCAGTGAGGCTGGTGGCCATCGAGGAACCTTTTTGGACGTAGAACAAGAAAGCTTGGTAGGTTTAATGTCCTTAATCCCTCAGGTTGTTGACCATGTGAGCATTCCTGTTGTTTCTGCAGGAGGAATTATGGATGGAAGAGGCTTAAAGGCTTCTGCTTGTTTAGGAGCTCAAGGTGTTCAAATGGGAACGGCCTTTTTAACTTGTTTGGAAAGTGGTGCTACTGCATTACATATTGAAGAAATTCTTCATGCTACCGAAGACCAGACAGTTTTAACTCGTACTTTTTCGGGAAAATGGGCTAGAGGAGTTAACAATAAATTCATTTCCAAAATGAAACAACATGAAACATCTTTACCAGATTTTCCTGTTCAAAACAGTTTAACAAAAGGAATTAGAAAAGCCTCTTCTTTACAAAAAAATCGTGATTATATGTCGCTTTGGTCTGGACAAAGTCCACGATTAGCCAAAAGGCAAACTGTTAAATCGTTGATTCAAAATATTATGGGAGAAGTAAATAAAAGTAATTGA
- a CDS encoding VOC family protein yields the protein MTIKITPYLMMDGNAREAIQYYQKALDAEVPMLITYDDMPEPPKEELKDLVAHAKLEIGDSAIWISDSPSTLPVQQGNQVTICITSNNVEQSRRFFEALKDEGQVKMPFQKQSFSPGYGSLTDKFGVTFLFDTEN from the coding sequence ATGACGATTAAAATTACACCTTATTTAATGATGGATGGAAATGCGAGGGAAGCAATCCAATATTATCAGAAAGCATTAGATGCTGAAGTGCCTATGCTTATCACATACGATGATATGCCTGAACCACCTAAAGAGGAATTGAAAGATCTTGTAGCTCATGCAAAATTGGAGATAGGAGATTCAGCTATTTGGATTTCTGACAGCCCTAGTACTTTACCAGTTCAACAAGGTAATCAGGTCACCATCTGTATTACATCCAATAACGTTGAACAATCAAGACGTTTTTTTGAAGCTTTAAAGGATGAAGGTCAAGTAAAAATGCCTTTTCAGAAACAATCATTCAGTCCTGGATACGGCAGCTTAACAGACAAATTCGGGGTAACATTTCTATTCGATACGGAAAATTAA
- a CDS encoding pentapeptide repeat-containing protein, with product MMHDLKSDCKNCFALCCVALPFGKSHDFPFSKDGGKPCRNLCSNNMCSIHDQLKDKGFNGCVTYECFGAGQHVSQTIYGGKDWREDSEHTEEMFAVFPVVQQLHEMLWYLKQTLTLKETQAFHDSLQKIYDDTVKLTEKDPKEILEIDITEHRVKVNALLKETSKLYRDSMMKKGKKIKETADLIAANLKGLDLKGEDFRGKLLIAANLSDSDLRKVDFIGADLRDAKLYGANLTGALFLTQSQINSAKGDNLTEIPSYLEKPDHWK from the coding sequence ATGATGCATGATTTAAAATCAGATTGTAAAAATTGCTTTGCCTTATGTTGTGTAGCTTTACCCTTTGGTAAGTCTCATGATTTTCCTTTCAGTAAAGACGGTGGAAAACCATGCCGAAATTTATGCTCCAATAACATGTGTTCCATTCATGATCAATTGAAAGACAAAGGCTTTAATGGTTGTGTTACATATGAGTGCTTTGGTGCAGGTCAGCATGTTTCACAAACTATTTATGGTGGCAAAGACTGGCGTGAAGATAGCGAACATACTGAAGAAATGTTTGCTGTATTTCCTGTTGTCCAGCAACTACATGAAATGCTCTGGTACCTTAAACAAACATTGACTTTAAAAGAAACACAAGCATTTCATGATAGTCTTCAAAAAATATACGACGATACCGTTAAGCTTACCGAGAAGGATCCAAAGGAAATTCTTGAAATTGATATTACTGAACATCGAGTTAAAGTTAACGCTCTATTAAAAGAGACAAGTAAGCTATATCGAGACAGCATGATGAAAAAAGGTAAAAAAATCAAAGAAACTGCAGACTTAATAGCTGCAAATTTAAAAGGATTAGATCTAAAAGGTGAAGACTTTCGTGGGAAACTATTAATAGCAGCAAACTTAAGTGATAGTGATTTGAGAAAAGTAGATTTTATTGGGGCGGACCTTAGAGACGCCAAGTTATATGGCGCTAATTTGACAGGTGCTCTTTTTCTTACGCAATCTCAAATTAATTCTGCAAAAGGTGATAATCTCACGGAAATTCCAAGTTATTTAGAAAAGCCCGACCATTGGAAGTGA
- a CDS encoding potassium channel family protein: MRHKFLLIYEVLLFFLALLSVILIWYTHPIARYINFSVWLIFAVDVITRLIKSDNKTDYIKKNPFDFIAINPFDSIFQLARFVRLFRVVRFILISKHYAKPVISILKTNGLDRLIGITISLILIFSIPVMLVEPSINSYQDAVWWSIVTSTTVGYGDISPSTVIGRIIAVFLMLIGIGLIGMVTGAIATFFIKDPVKSVTPEIEFIKQKLDRYEELSDEDIGRIIEMLTYIKEKKNKISI, encoded by the coding sequence ATGCGACATAAATTTTTACTAATTTATGAGGTACTTCTATTTTTCTTAGCATTATTATCTGTAATTTTAATTTGGTATACGCATCCAATAGCTAGATACATTAATTTTTCTGTTTGGTTGATCTTCGCTGTTGATGTTATCACTAGATTAATTAAATCCGATAACAAAACAGATTATATTAAAAAGAATCCTTTTGATTTTATAGCTATTAATCCTTTTGATTCTATCTTTCAACTAGCCAGATTTGTAAGATTGTTTCGTGTTGTCAGATTTATTTTAATTAGCAAACACTATGCAAAACCTGTAATCTCTATACTAAAAACAAATGGATTAGATAGGTTAATCGGAATTACAATTAGCTTAATTTTAATATTTTCCATACCTGTCATGTTAGTAGAACCTTCCATTAATTCTTATCAAGACGCAGTTTGGTGGTCAATTGTAACTTCGACGACAGTAGGGTACGGTGACATCTCCCCTTCCACAGTTATTGGAAGAATTATAGCAGTATTTTTAATGCTAATAGGAATTGGTCTGATAGGGATGGTAACTGGTGCAATTGCCACTTTTTTTATAAAAGATCCTGTAAAAAGCGTGACCCCCGAAATTGAATTTATTAAACAAAAATTGGATAGATATGAGGAATTATCTGATGAGGATATTGGAAGAATAATTGAAATGTTAACTTATATAAAAGAAAAAAAGAATAAGATAAGTATTTAA
- a CDS encoding GntR family transcriptional regulator has protein sequence MSKPLYEVLYENLKEDITSGVYKEGDRVPSEKELSKQYDVSRITTKKALELLAGEGLIIRHPGRGSFVKISSDNEVENEGTIEKNVHAAPLIGLVITDFDDSYGTALISSIEKCTAEQSCFLVLRRSFGMPDLEEKAIRELVDLGVDGLIIFPSQGEYFSEEILKLVLNKFPLVLVDRHLKGISTASVSTDNVEAARIGTEYLLELGHRHIGILTPPPSDTTALEDRIEGFIQAHAEKGVIVDRELWINSITSTLPNSYRPPNIKRDIDKIKNHLIEHPEITALFAAEYYIALMTKEAIRELGLRVPEDISIICFDSPPTHIGEFQLTYLAQDQEKMGRKVFELLMKLQNKNDQDIQPKRVLLDASLVIGNSTAPVSIKK, from the coding sequence TTGTCAAAGCCGTTGTATGAGGTTTTGTACGAAAATTTAAAGGAAGATATTACTTCTGGGGTTTATAAAGAGGGAGATCGTGTACCATCAGAGAAGGAGTTATCTAAGCAATATGATGTTAGTAGAATAACAACGAAGAAGGCACTAGAGTTGTTGGCTGGAGAAGGCTTGATCATAAGACATCCGGGTAGAGGTTCGTTTGTTAAAATTAGTTCTGATAATGAAGTGGAAAACGAAGGAACGATTGAAAAGAACGTGCATGCAGCCCCACTTATCGGTTTAGTAATAACGGATTTTGATGATAGCTATGGTACAGCATTGATTTCGTCTATTGAAAAATGTACAGCAGAACAATCATGTTTTCTCGTGTTACGACGCTCCTTTGGAATGCCTGATTTAGAAGAGAAGGCGATTAGAGAATTAGTTGATCTGGGTGTAGATGGACTCATTATCTTTCCTTCACAAGGAGAGTATTTTAGTGAAGAAATATTAAAGTTAGTCCTAAATAAATTTCCCCTTGTACTTGTTGACCGTCATTTAAAAGGTATTTCCACAGCATCTGTAAGTACAGATAACGTAGAGGCCGCAAGAATAGGTACGGAATACTTGCTAGAGTTAGGACATCGACATATTGGCATCCTTACTCCACCTCCTAGCGATACGACTGCACTAGAAGATCGAATTGAAGGATTTATTCAGGCGCATGCTGAAAAAGGAGTAATTGTAGACAGAGAGTTATGGATTAATAGTATTACGTCAACGCTTCCGAATTCGTATAGACCTCCGAATATTAAGCGAGATATCGATAAGATAAAAAATCATTTGATCGAACATCCTGAGATAACGGCTTTGTTTGCTGCCGAATATTACATTGCCCTAATGACAAAAGAAGCTATTAGAGAATTAGGTTTGCGTGTTCCGGAAGATATCTCGATTATATGTTTTGATAGCCCTCCTACGCATATTGGTGAATTTCAATTGACGTACCTAGCACAAGATCAGGAAAAAATGGGACGAAAAGTATTTGAACTCCTAATGAAGCTTCAGAATAAAAACGATCAAGATATACAACCAAAACGAGTGTTATTAGATGCTAGTTTAGTAATCGGAAACTCTACTGCTCCTGTATCAATAAAAAAATAA
- a CDS encoding glycoside hydrolase family 125 protein: protein MTTNTLPASMLAMMDQVTNDLSHRPKLATMFCNCFKNTIQTTVEQLQDKSTFIITGDIPAMWLRDSTAQVKPYLPLANKSDEIASMIEGVINRQILYVNLDPYANAFNKEATGAGHQNDITDMSDWIWERKYEIDSLCYPIQLSYLFWKQTGSTRHFDQHFLNAVKKIIEVWKVEQHHEEDSTYRFQRTHGPQSDTLTRDGLGEPVCYTGMTWSGFRPSDDACTYGYLIPSNMFACTILEYMEEILTKIYKAYEIVASVSELKQQIQRGIEQYGIIDHPKFGKMYAYETDGYGNYNLMDDANVPSLLSMPYLGYCSMDDEIYRNTRAFILSKENPYFYEGKVARGVGSPHTPSQYVWHIALAIQGLTTNSKTEKEQLLTIFENTDAGTGYMHEGFHVNNPTEFTRKWFSWANAMYCEFIMDYVESASK from the coding sequence ATGACAACAAACACACTACCCGCATCCATGTTAGCAATGATGGATCAAGTAACCAACGATTTATCCCATCGACCAAAGTTAGCAACCATGTTTTGTAATTGCTTTAAAAACACCATTCAAACAACGGTAGAACAGCTTCAAGACAAATCCACTTTTATTATTACAGGAGATATTCCAGCGATGTGGTTAAGAGATTCCACAGCACAAGTAAAGCCCTATTTACCACTTGCAAATAAGAGTGATGAGATCGCTTCCATGATAGAGGGAGTAATTAATCGACAGATTTTATATGTTAACCTTGATCCCTATGCAAATGCTTTTAATAAAGAGGCAACAGGTGCAGGACATCAAAATGATATAACAGATATGTCAGACTGGATTTGGGAAAGAAAATACGAAATAGACTCATTGTGTTATCCTATTCAATTATCTTATTTATTCTGGAAACAAACGGGTAGTACACGACACTTCGATCAACACTTTTTGAATGCTGTGAAAAAAATAATCGAAGTCTGGAAAGTGGAACAACATCACGAGGAGGATTCTACTTATCGATTTCAACGAACGCATGGTCCACAATCGGATACACTGACACGTGATGGTTTAGGAGAACCAGTTTGCTACACTGGTATGACGTGGTCAGGTTTTCGACCAAGTGATGATGCGTGTACTTATGGGTATTTAATTCCTTCTAATATGTTTGCTTGTACTATTCTTGAATATATGGAAGAAATTTTAACCAAAATCTATAAAGCCTACGAGATTGTGGCGAGTGTAAGCGAGCTAAAGCAACAGATCCAACGCGGAATTGAACAATATGGAATTATTGATCATCCTAAATTCGGAAAAATGTATGCATACGAAACAGATGGATATGGCAACTATAATTTGATGGATGACGCGAATGTACCGAGTCTACTATCTATGCCTTATCTGGGATACTGCAGCATGGATGATGAAATTTACCGAAATACTAGAGCATTTATATTAAGTAAAGAAAATCCATATTTTTATGAAGGAAAAGTTGCCAGAGGAGTTGGAAGTCCACACACACCTTCGCAATACGTGTGGCATATCGCGTTAGCTATCCAAGGTCTTACTACGAATTCTAAGACAGAAAAAGAGCAATTACTCACTATCTTTGAAAATACAGACGCTGGCACTGGGTATATGCACGAAGGTTTTCATGTTAATAATCCTACAGAATTTACTCGTAAGTGGTTTTCGTGGGCAAATGCAATGTACTGTGAGTTTATAATGGATTATGTTGAAAGCGCTTCAAAATGA
- a CDS encoding ABC transporter substrate-binding protein — MKHCQLSWMLLLGLLLGFILVGCSSEDSSTSENDGEGSDDKIELTFWGDWTGEGEEQFNHMVKLFNDSQDRIEVEYVIQEDLVTKFMTGITSGQIPDVLLWDRWRTSLYAPKGVLHPIDHFLEEDGISEDDFYGEALKELSYEDNLYGLPLTVDTRALFYNKDHFDDAGLEPPETWQDLREAAKVLTEINGNDLERAGFSFSDVGLFSMWIQQAGGQMLTDDLAKTAYNSEAGLEVLDFWSQMILEDEVYKPGFDKGLEGAQHPFITGKVSMHYTGPWDLRTYEQYGDQLNFGVVPPPAGPSGDQGAVMGGFGLAIPEASEKQEAAWEFIKWWLADPENSLEWGKTSLNIPGNKAAIEDPFFQEDPFWKPFIDSLEFATIRPRHPGYPVAEVDGLIPQLEKFITGEQSAEEALENAQKQGDRMLEENEVE, encoded by the coding sequence ATGAAACATTGTCAGTTAAGTTGGATGCTATTACTAGGGTTATTGTTAGGATTTATATTAGTTGGTTGTAGTAGTGAAGATAGTTCAACTTCGGAAAATGATGGAGAAGGTTCAGACGACAAAATAGAGCTAACATTTTGGGGGGATTGGACAGGTGAAGGGGAAGAACAATTTAACCATATGGTGAAATTGTTTAATGACTCTCAAGATCGAATTGAAGTAGAATACGTCATTCAAGAAGATTTGGTAACCAAATTTATGACTGGTATAACTTCCGGGCAAATTCCTGATGTATTACTATGGGATCGCTGGAGAACTTCTCTGTATGCACCAAAAGGTGTGTTACATCCAATTGATCACTTCTTAGAGGAGGATGGTATTTCTGAAGATGACTTTTATGGAGAAGCATTAAAGGAGTTAAGCTATGAAGATAATTTGTATGGACTTCCTTTAACCGTTGATACGAGAGCATTATTCTATAATAAGGATCATTTCGATGATGCTGGTTTGGAACCACCAGAGACTTGGCAAGATTTAAGAGAAGCAGCAAAAGTACTAACTGAAATAAATGGAAATGATCTTGAACGTGCAGGTTTTTCTTTCTCAGATGTAGGGTTATTTAGTATGTGGATTCAGCAAGCAGGAGGACAGATGCTGACAGATGATCTAGCAAAAACAGCCTATAATAGTGAAGCAGGTCTAGAAGTATTGGATTTTTGGAGTCAGATGATTTTGGAAGACGAAGTGTATAAGCCTGGTTTTGACAAAGGACTTGAAGGGGCACAACATCCATTCATTACTGGTAAAGTGTCTATGCATTATACTGGCCCATGGGATTTACGTACTTATGAGCAATACGGTGATCAATTAAACTTCGGTGTTGTTCCTCCACCAGCAGGTCCAAGTGGTGATCAAGGAGCTGTAATGGGTGGATTTGGATTAGCTATTCCGGAAGCTTCCGAAAAGCAAGAAGCAGCTTGGGAGTTTATTAAGTGGTGGTTAGCAGATCCTGAGAACTCTTTAGAATGGGGAAAAACTAGCTTAAATATTCCTGGGAATAAAGCTGCCATAGAAGATCCATTCTTTCAAGAAGATCCATTTTGGAAGCCGTTTATTGACTCACTGGAATTTGCAACAATTCGACCTAGACATCCGGGATATCCTGTTGCAGAGGTAGATGGATTGATACCACAGCTTGAGAAATTCATTACTGGAGAGCAGTCTGCCGAAGAAGCATTAGAGAACGCCCAAAAACAGGGAGATAGGATGCTAGAAGAAAATGAAGTGGAATAG
- a CDS encoding carbohydrate ABC transporter permease encodes MKWNRLNETNGSSLALSFTSKKSSFNRYQSRAAYFLIAPTLLLFVVFMIIPIAMAIYLSFTSYDIISEIEWVGLENFRRLISDEILWITFKNVGVLTIFYVPLMIIISLSLAILVTKPYRGVTIFRLAFYMPTVTSAVAASIVWLWLLNAEYGLINQLLSYIGIAGPAWLAESAPAMASVIAVTLWLGVGGNMIIYMAGLKGIPNQLYEAARIDGASGFQQLIHITFPMLRPTTLLVSTMTIIGALQIFDQAYVLTQGGPANSTKTIVYHIYTTGFEQLQMGYASAQALVLTLTILIFTVINFKINQSKD; translated from the coding sequence ATGAAGTGGAATAGACTAAACGAAACTAATGGAAGTTCACTCGCACTTAGCTTTACTTCTAAAAAAAGTTCGTTTAATCGTTATCAGTCAAGAGCTGCTTATTTCTTGATTGCACCTACATTACTGTTATTTGTTGTTTTTATGATTATTCCCATCGCGATGGCTATTTATTTAAGTTTTACAAGTTATGACATTATTAGTGAAATAGAATGGGTCGGTTTAGAGAATTTCAGAAGATTAATTAGTGATGAGATTCTTTGGATTACTTTTAAAAATGTTGGCGTACTAACTATTTTTTATGTACCACTAATGATAATTATTTCTTTATCGTTAGCAATATTAGTAACTAAACCTTACCGAGGAGTTACTATCTTTCGTTTAGCATTTTATATGCCCACAGTAACATCGGCTGTAGCAGCTTCTATAGTTTGGTTATGGTTATTAAATGCAGAATACGGGCTTATTAATCAACTGTTGAGTTATATAGGAATTGCTGGTCCTGCTTGGTTAGCAGAATCAGCTCCAGCTATGGCTTCAGTCATTGCGGTAACGTTGTGGTTGGGAGTTGGTGGGAATATGATTATTTATATGGCTGGTTTGAAAGGTATTCCAAATCAACTATACGAAGCAGCAAGAATTGATGGAGCATCTGGATTTCAACAGTTGATTCATATAACTTTCCCGATGCTCAGGCCAACAACATTATTAGTAAGTACGATGACAATTATCGGGGCTTTGCAAATTTTTGACCAAGCATATGTATTAACGCAGGGTGGCCCAGCAAATTCGACGAAAACGATTGTTTATCATATTTACACGACCGGTTTCGAGCAGTTGCAAATGGGTTATGCATCGGCACAGGCTCTTGTATTGACATTGACCATTTTAATCTTTACAGTTATCAATTTTAAAATTAATCAAAGTAAGGATTAG
- a CDS encoding carbohydrate ABC transporter permease — MKQKENVKKLLFYILSSAIALLMVMPFIWSLLTSIKPDEEIFSIPLQWLPSTFTFDHYIEAFQSVPFGRYLFNSLYLAVMGVLFNLLFGSMSGYAFAKLKFKGRNVIFAILLAAMMIPGVVVMIPQYIVLNNMPLMGGNDILGQGGHGLLNNFWAVILPGAAGSFAVFFMRQFFLTLPDEYMESARIDGCSEFRIYWNLYLPLTKPALATLGIFTFQAGWNSFLWPLIVLNDRSLYTVQIGLQAFTFDKQTAYGPMMAATIVIILPIILIFMYLQKYFIDGANFSGIKS, encoded by the coding sequence TTGAAGCAAAAAGAAAATGTAAAGAAATTACTCTTTTACATCTTGAGTTCGGCTATTGCTTTACTGATGGTCATGCCATTTATATGGAGCTTGCTAACATCAATTAAGCCAGATGAAGAGATATTTAGTATTCCGCTCCAGTGGCTTCCTTCCACTTTTACATTTGATCATTATATAGAAGCGTTTCAATCAGTTCCATTTGGCCGTTATCTTTTCAATTCGCTATATCTAGCAGTCATGGGCGTGCTATTTAACTTATTGTTTGGTTCGATGAGCGGGTACGCTTTTGCCAAGCTGAAATTCAAAGGAAGAAATGTCATTTTTGCTATTTTACTAGCAGCCATGATGATTCCTGGGGTTGTTGTAATGATTCCCCAATATATCGTGTTGAATAACATGCCGTTAATGGGGGGGAACGATATCTTAGGCCAGGGAGGACATGGGTTACTGAATAATTTTTGGGCTGTTATCCTTCCTGGTGCTGCAGGATCTTTTGCAGTGTTTTTTATGAGACAGTTTTTCTTAACTTTGCCTGATGAATATATGGAATCGGCTCGAATCGATGGTTGTAGTGAGTTTCGAATTTATTGGAATCTCTACTTACCACTAACGAAACCAGCCTTAGCAACACTTGGGATTTTTACTTTCCAAGCTGGTTGGAATAGCTTCTTATGGCCGTTAATTGTGTTAAATGACCGGTCATTGTACACGGTGCAAATTGGATTACAGGCATTTACATTTGATAAACAAACCGCCTATGGTCCAATGATGGCAGCAACAATCGTGATAATTTTACCGATCATTTTAATCTTTATGTATTTGCAAAAATATTTTATCGACGGTGCAAATTTCTCTGGAATAAAAAGCTAG